The proteins below are encoded in one region of Peptoniphilus sp. GNH:
- a CDS encoding YitT family protein, producing MIKKLDLRRLLLTTLGSTMVVLSLHFFLIPSHLAVGGASGLAILLSKIVRFFDTGQILLVLNVILFAMGFYFLGANFGFYTLYSALYLAGLLWLMESLAPVSHAVTDDTLINLIFGVGISSTGIAIVINQGASTGGTDIVAKIIEKYTRLSFGGGLMLTDGLITLGAGIIFSPKAGMYSLLGVVINSLVIDRFLQGFDSKFAVTIITKEFEQVNNLILKDLNRGTTIYRATGGFSNVERAVLTTVLDRRSYVKLKQAIKEIDAHAFMYVSNVNEVEGEGFTFSSPE from the coding sequence ATGATTAAGAAATTAGACTTGAGGAGATTATTGTTGACAACCTTGGGTTCGACTATGGTAGTTTTGAGCCTGCATTTCTTTTTGATACCAAGTCATTTGGCTGTCGGAGGAGCATCGGGTTTGGCAATTCTCTTATCAAAAATTGTAAGATTTTTTGATACAGGCCAGATACTCTTGGTTTTGAATGTCATTTTATTTGCCATGGGCTTTTATTTTTTAGGGGCAAATTTTGGGTTCTACACCCTTTATTCAGCCCTTTATCTGGCAGGGCTTTTGTGGCTAATGGAAAGCTTGGCACCAGTTTCTCACGCTGTTACTGATGACACTCTTATAAATTTGATTTTTGGAGTGGGTATATCATCTACCGGTATAGCCATAGTAATTAATCAAGGAGCCTCGACTGGCGGTACAGATATAGTTGCAAAAATTATCGAAAAATATACGAGACTTTCTTTTGGAGGAGGTCTCATGCTTACAGACGGTCTTATAACATTAGGAGCGGGCATCATTTTTTCTCCCAAGGCTGGTATGTATTCTCTACTTGGAGTTGTCATAAATTCACTTGTGATTGACAGATTTTTGCAAGGTTTTGATTCCAAATTTGCAGTTACTATAATCACTAAGGAGTTTGAACAAGTAAATAATTTAATCCTAAAAGACTTAAATAGAGGAACTACTATTTATAGGGCGACAGGTGGCTTTTCCAATGTTGAGAGAGCCGTTTTGACAACCGTACTTGATAGGAGATCTTATGTGAAATTAAAACAAGCTATAAAAGAAATAGATGCTCACGCCTTTATGTATGTGTCAAATGTGAATGAAGTTGAAGGAGAAGGGTTTACCTTTTCAAGTCCCGAATGA
- a CDS encoding tRNA (cytidine(34)-2'-O)-methyltransferase yields the protein MSLNIVLYEPEIPFNTGAIARTCGLTHTKLHLIKPLGFKIDDKTVKRAGLDYWHLVDISVYENFEEFMNKKDKGHLFFASTKSSRPYTEVKFEDGDYLVFGPETRGLPEDIIFSDLGTNIRIPMLKDFKRSLNLSNSASIILFEALRQLDFLDLE from the coding sequence ATGAGTTTAAATATAGTGCTTTATGAGCCTGAAATTCCATTTAATACTGGCGCCATCGCCAGAACTTGTGGACTTACCCACACAAAATTGCATTTGATAAAACCTTTGGGTTTTAAAATAGATGACAAGACTGTAAAAAGAGCAGGGCTTGACTATTGGCATTTGGTAGATATATCCGTTTATGAAAATTTCGAAGAATTTATGAATAAAAAGGATAAGGGTCATCTTTTTTTCGCATCTACAAAATCCTCAAGACCCTATACTGAAGTTAAATTTGAAGATGGAGACTATCTTGTATTTGGACCAGAAACAAGAGGTCTGCCAGAAGATATAATATTTTCTGACTTAGGAACCAATATAAGAATACCCATGCTCAAGGACTTCAAGAGATCTTTAAACTTGTCAAATTCGGCATCAATAATATTGTTTGAGGCCCTTCGACAACTTGATTTTTTGGATTTAGAATAA
- the pgeF gene encoding peptidoglycan editing factor PgeF, whose translation MNIFSETLKNLGLNNQIGGIDFNFRYFTQKLSVVKDTKKLLKIMGEEDIEDIYSAFQIHSNNIEEALVESTSAFVYGRIAFRTDGLITNRKNVALLIKFADCTPILIYDPIKKVQASIHSGWRGTSKQIAKEALKIMQEKYFCKKEDLQIFFGPSIGKDRYEVGGEVYEAFKVFPKRDDFFALKNNGKYLLDMISANLSLLESLGISKNQIEICPYDTYSCPFLHSARLEGKDYGNNAIISVIK comes from the coding sequence ATGAATATTTTTTCAGAAACATTAAAAAATTTAGGTTTGAATAATCAAATCGGTGGAATAGATTTCAACTTTAGATATTTTACACAAAAACTTTCCGTAGTCAAGGATACAAAAAAACTTTTAAAAATTATGGGCGAAGAAGACATAGAAGATATATATTCAGCTTTTCAAATTCACTCGAATAACATAGAGGAGGCTCTTGTAGAATCAACAAGTGCTTTTGTCTATGGAAGAATTGCCTTTAGAACGGACGGGCTTATTACAAATAGAAAAAATGTGGCCCTTCTTATAAAATTTGCCGATTGCACTCCCATCCTTATTTATGATCCGATAAAGAAGGTCCAAGCTTCAATCCATTCAGGTTGGCGAGGCACCTCTAAGCAAATAGCAAAAGAAGCTCTAAAAATAATGCAGGAAAAATATTTTTGCAAGAAAGAAGACCTGCAAATTTTTTTTGGCCCCTCAATCGGAAAAGATAGGTATGAGGTCGGGGGCGAAGTCTATGAGGCTTTCAAAGTCTTCCCTAAAAGGGATGATTTTTTCGCTTTGAAAAATAATGGCAAATACCTCTTGGACATGATCTCTGCTAATTTAAGCCTTTTAGAATCTCTTGGCATATCAAAAAATCAAATTGAAATTTGTCCCTACGATACCTACTCCTGCCCCTTCCTCCACTCTGCGAGATTAGAAGGAAAAGACTATGGCAATAATGCCATAATAAGTGTGATAAAATAA
- a CDS encoding exodeoxyribonuclease III: MKFISWNIDSLNAALTSDSARAILSRDVLETVKKEDADIIAIQETKLSAKGPTKKHIEHLDVWFKDYDFAWVSSVEPARKGYAGNMVLYKKSLKPTISFPKIGAPTTMDYEGRIITLEFDDFFFTQVYTPNAGNELVRLADRQVWDVKYAQYLKELDKQKPLIATGDFNVAHKEIDLANPQSNRRSPGFTDEEREGFTNLLSSGFTDTFRYINGDVEGVYSWWGQRVKTSKINNAGWRIDYFLVSDRLAREIKKSEMIDSGPRQDHTPILLEIF, from the coding sequence ATGAAATTTATTTCTTGGAATATAGACTCTCTAAATGCTGCCCTGACAAGTGATTCAGCAAGGGCAATTTTGTCGAGAGATGTCTTGGAAACCGTAAAAAAAGAGGATGCAGATATAATAGCCATCCAAGAGACTAAGCTTTCAGCCAAGGGGCCGACCAAAAAGCATATAGAGCATCTGGATGTTTGGTTTAAGGACTATGATTTTGCTTGGGTTTCATCTGTTGAGCCAGCAAGAAAGGGTTATGCTGGCAACATGGTGCTTTATAAAAAAAGCCTAAAGCCAACAATATCTTTTCCTAAAATAGGAGCCCCCACAACTATGGACTATGAAGGCAGGATAATAACACTTGAGTTTGACGATTTTTTCTTCACTCAAGTCTATACTCCCAATGCGGGAAATGAGCTAGTAAGGCTTGCTGATAGACAAGTTTGGGATGTGAAATATGCTCAATATTTAAAAGAGCTAGATAAGCAAAAACCCTTGATAGCTACGGGAGATTTCAATGTGGCTCACAAGGAGATAGACCTTGCAAACCCACAATCTAATAGGAGATCGCCAGGATTTACCGATGAAGAAAGAGAGGGCTTTACCAATCTTTTGTCTTCTGGTTTTACTGACACTTTTAGATATATAAATGGAGATGTAGAAGGAGTATATTCTTGGTGGGGACAGAGGGTAAAAACCTCCAAGATTAATAATGCTGGATGGAGAATAGATTATTTTTTGGTATCTGATAGGTTGGCCCGTGAAATCAAGAAGTCTGAAATGATTGACTCGGGACCAAGACAAGATCATACACCGATTTTGCTCGAAATTTTTTAA
- the nrdG gene encoding anaerobic ribonucleoside-triphosphate reductase activating protein: MKYGQIRKYDVANGPGIRTSIFVTGCSHNCYACFNKEYQDADFGEDWTFKQTEQILDYLSLDEVDGLTLLGGEPFENLDGLIDLLQEVRKKSDKSIWVYSGYTFEQILKDEKKLELLKLCDILVDGLFVNNLKDLRLKFRGSSNQRIIKIKESLKENMPVIWEE; encoded by the coding sequence ATGAAATATGGACAAATAAGAAAATATGATGTGGCAAACGGTCCAGGCATAAGGACTTCTATTTTCGTAACTGGGTGCAGTCATAATTGTTATGCCTGTTTTAATAAAGAGTACCAAGATGCGGATTTTGGAGAAGATTGGACTTTCAAACAAACTGAGCAAATCCTAGACTATTTGAGTTTAGATGAAGTTGATGGGCTCACCCTTTTGGGTGGAGAGCCTTTTGAAAATCTAGACGGACTCATAGATTTGTTACAAGAAGTTAGAAAAAAGTCCGATAAGTCCATCTGGGTATATTCAGGCTATACCTTTGAGCAAATTTTAAAAGACGAAAAAAAGTTGGAGCTTTTAAAGCTCTGTGACATCTTGGTAGATGGACTTTTCGTAAATAACTTAAAGGATCTCAGATTGAAATTCAGAGGATCTTCAAATCAGCGCATCATAAAAATAAAAGAATCTTTAAAAGAAAATATGCCGGTAATATGGGAAGAGTAA
- the nrdD gene encoding anaerobic ribonucleoside-triphosphate reductase, translated as MKVIKRNGTCVPFDKEKIVIAIEKAMHSGNGIFVEGQAEKIANEIEDYALTVNKDLSIYDIEDEVYYKLLQCKNPATARAYENYKAVQAYKREMNTTDEDILGLLDQTNIDVMDENSNKNPIIASTQRDLIAGEVSKDIAKRKIIPADLVEAHESGAIHIHDMDYMIQPIFNCCLVNMKNMLDNGTVVNGKMIETPKSFQVACNVMTQIIAQIASNQYGGQSINISCLGKYLRKSYDKNLSVSIETLGDVELAEKMAATLTKRDLESGIQTIQYQINTLMTSNGQAPFVTLFMQVEDGDPYEEEVAQIIEEILKQRIEGIKNESGVYVTPAFPKLIYVLDENNVSKDSKYYYLTSLAIRCTAKRMYPDYISAKKMRENYKGNVFSPMGCRAFLTPYKDEKGKYIFDGRFNIGVCTINLPQIGILANGDENKFFEILNKRLELVKRVGILRYEHLKNVTSESSPIHWQHGAIARLPRHASIEPLLKGGYSTVTIGYIGIYEATLLTKGVSHTDPVGYEFAMKIMDLLNKKKDEWNKETGLSFAVYGTPAESLTHRFNSIDRQRFGVIENVTDKGYYINSFHVDVREKISAFEKFAFESKFQDKSLGGCISYVEIPNMTHNLEALETMVKYIYDNIQYAEFNTKSDYCAECGYDGEIKVNDKGQWECPQCGNTDKSTLTVVRRTCGYLGENFWTEGRTKEIKDRVLHI; from the coding sequence GTGAAAGTCATAAAGCGTAATGGTACTTGTGTACCCTTTGATAAAGAGAAAATTGTGATAGCAATTGAAAAGGCTATGCATTCTGGTAATGGGATTTTTGTTGAAGGTCAGGCTGAGAAGATTGCCAATGAAATTGAAGATTATGCTCTTACAGTGAACAAGGACTTGAGTATTTATGACATAGAAGATGAAGTTTACTACAAACTTCTCCAATGCAAAAACCCTGCTACGGCAAGAGCTTATGAAAATTACAAGGCAGTTCAAGCTTACAAGAGGGAGATGAATACAACAGACGAGGACATACTTGGACTTTTAGACCAAACGAACATAGATGTAATGGACGAAAATTCTAACAAGAATCCCATAATAGCATCTACCCAGAGAGATTTGATAGCGGGAGAAGTTTCTAAGGACATTGCAAAGAGAAAGATAATACCTGCAGATTTGGTAGAGGCACACGAATCTGGAGCAATCCACATTCACGATATGGACTATATGATTCAGCCAATTTTCAATTGCTGCTTGGTAAATATGAAAAATATGCTCGACAATGGAACTGTGGTAAATGGAAAGATGATTGAAACGCCAAAATCTTTTCAGGTTGCTTGCAATGTAATGACTCAAATTATAGCGCAAATCGCATCAAACCAATATGGTGGCCAGTCTATAAACATTTCTTGCCTGGGCAAGTATCTAAGAAAATCTTATGACAAAAATCTTTCCGTATCGATTGAGACGCTTGGAGATGTGGAGCTTGCTGAAAAAATGGCGGCTACTCTTACAAAAAGAGATTTGGAATCGGGTATTCAAACAATCCAATATCAAATAAATACTCTTATGACTTCTAATGGCCAAGCTCCATTTGTGACCCTTTTTATGCAAGTCGAAGACGGAGATCCCTATGAAGAAGAAGTTGCTCAAATTATAGAAGAAATTTTAAAACAGAGAATAGAAGGGATAAAAAATGAATCTGGGGTCTATGTCACTCCGGCTTTTCCTAAGCTGATCTATGTACTAGATGAAAACAATGTATCCAAGGATTCAAAATACTATTACCTCACCTCTCTAGCCATAAGATGCACAGCCAAGAGGATGTATCCAGATTACATATCTGCCAAAAAAATGAGAGAAAATTACAAGGGCAATGTATTTTCTCCCATGGGATGTAGGGCATTTTTGACTCCATATAAGGATGAAAAAGGCAAATATATTTTTGATGGCAGATTCAATATTGGAGTTTGCACAATAAATTTGCCTCAAATAGGAATATTGGCAAATGGAGACGAAAATAAATTTTTTGAAATTTTGAATAAACGTCTAGAACTTGTAAAGAGAGTCGGCATCTTGAGATATGAGCATTTGAAAAATGTGACTTCCGAATCTAGTCCTATTCACTGGCAACATGGAGCCATAGCGAGATTGCCTCGCCATGCTTCTATTGAGCCTCTTTTAAAGGGAGGATATTCAACTGTAACCATAGGCTATATAGGAATTTATGAGGCTACCTTGCTTACCAAGGGCGTATCCCATACTGATCCGGTAGGCTATGAATTTGCTATGAAGATTATGGATCTTTTGAATAAAAAGAAGGACGAATGGAACAAGGAAACGGGGCTTTCTTTTGCAGTTTATGGAACGCCTGCTGAATCTCTTACCCATAGATTTAACTCTATTGATAGACAGAGATTTGGAGTAATCGAAAATGTGACAGACAAGGGTTACTATATAAATTCTTTCCATGTAGATGTCAGGGAAAAAATAAGCGCCTTTGAAAAGTTTGCCTTTGAATCCAAATTCCAAGATAAGTCTTTAGGCGGTTGCATATCTTATGTGGAAATTCCAAATATGACGCACAATCTGGAAGCTCTTGAAACTATGGTAAAGTATATATATGACAATATTCAATACGCTGAATTTAACACCAAGAGCGACTATTGCGCAGAGTGTGGCTATGATGGAGAAATAAAAGTCAACGACAAGGGTCAATGGGAATGCCCTCAATGCGGCAATACAGATAAGTCCACCTTGACAGTAGTTAGAAGAACTTGTGGTTATCTTGGTGAAAATTTCTGGACAGAAGGCAGAACAAAAGAAATAAAAGACAGGGTCTTGCATATCTAA
- a CDS encoding QueT transporter family protein, translating to MNIKDLVKNAILIAIYVVVIGVNPIGFGAIQFRIGEALSVIPFFNRKYVPALIIGGALANLYSPLGPIDMVVGAACAIIAYSFSKFIKSPYINSLIFATASGILVAGELSYTGDVPFFLTALSVGGSTLFITLLASYLVEKSNLKKIIKES from the coding sequence ATGAATATTAAGGATTTAGTAAAAAATGCAATTTTGATTGCGATTTACGTTGTAGTTATAGGGGTAAACCCAATCGGATTTGGAGCAATTCAATTTAGAATTGGAGAAGCTCTGTCGGTTATACCATTTTTCAACAGAAAATATGTGCCGGCATTAATAATAGGTGGAGCCTTGGCAAATTTGTATTCACCACTTGGTCCAATAGACATGGTAGTGGGAGCAGCTTGTGCAATAATAGCATATAGCTTTAGCAAATTTATAAAAAGTCCCTATATAAACAGTCTAATATTTGCGACTGCATCCGGTATTCTTGTAGCAGGAGAACTATCATACACAGGAGATGTGCCATTCTTTTTGACAGCCTTGTCAGTTGGTGGATCTACTTTATTTATAACCTTGCTCGCAAGTTACTTAGTAGAAAAGTCGAATTTAAAAAAGATAATAAAGGAATCATAA
- the ftsH gene encoding ATP-dependent zinc metalloprotease FtsH, with protein sequence MNKKNKNFNNLGKAPLIIWYLLAVIVIIFLHFYVGPKLSKLPNIEKVDYYTFLKLVDEEKVEKLEDRGDTILFTLKDKSKGEKVLSTSAFENPNLVSTLYEKGVRFDKVIPKQLNPILSFIITTSITLLAFIIMGQILSRTLFKKMGEGGVGPLSFGKSNAKIYVKDTDGVTFANVQGQDEAKEALSEIVSFLHDPKKYTKIGAKLPKGALLVGPPGTGKTMLAQAVANEANVPFFSISGSEFVEMFVGLGAAKVRDLFKQANEKAPCIVFIDEIDTIGKKRDGMGFSGNDEREQTLNQLLSEMDGFDGNTGVVILAATNRPESLDPALLRPGRFDRRIPVELPDLKGREAILKIHAKKIIKEENIDYLQVARATAGASGADLANMVNEAALRAVRNNRDKMSQEDLEESVDVILAGYERKNAVISPKEKEIIAYHEVGHALVAAKQRDSAPVHKITIIPRTSGALGFTMQVDEEEKFLMTKEEAFNKIATFTGGRSAEELIFATKTSGASNDIEQATRIARAMITKFGMSDKFGFVAMETTTNKYLGGDSSLSCSPDTEAMIDEEVRDIVEKAHEKAINILKDNIDALHEISAFLLQRETITGEEFMEILKKHEN encoded by the coding sequence ATGAATAAAAAGAATAAAAACTTTAACAACTTAGGCAAGGCGCCTCTAATAATCTGGTATCTACTTGCCGTCATAGTTATAATATTTCTTCATTTTTATGTAGGTCCCAAGCTTTCCAAACTTCCCAACATAGAAAAAGTTGACTACTATACATTTTTAAAACTTGTAGACGAAGAAAAAGTCGAAAAATTGGAAGACCGAGGAGACACCATACTCTTCACCTTAAAAGACAAGTCCAAGGGTGAGAAAGTTTTGTCGACCTCAGCTTTTGAAAATCCCAATTTGGTATCGACCCTTTATGAAAAAGGAGTAAGATTTGATAAGGTAATTCCCAAGCAACTAAATCCAATTTTGTCCTTTATAATAACAACAAGTATAACGCTTTTAGCTTTTATAATAATGGGACAAATTCTTTCCAGAACCCTTTTTAAAAAAATGGGTGAGGGGGGAGTTGGACCTCTTAGCTTTGGAAAGTCTAATGCGAAAATCTATGTAAAAGACACAGACGGAGTAACTTTTGCCAACGTTCAAGGGCAAGATGAGGCCAAGGAAGCTCTTTCGGAGATAGTTTCTTTTCTTCATGACCCCAAAAAATATACCAAGATAGGTGCCAAACTACCCAAAGGAGCTCTTTTAGTTGGACCACCTGGAACTGGTAAAACAATGCTTGCACAGGCGGTTGCAAACGAAGCAAATGTGCCCTTCTTTTCGATATCTGGCTCAGAGTTTGTAGAGATGTTTGTAGGACTTGGAGCTGCCAAGGTAAGAGATCTTTTCAAACAAGCAAATGAAAAAGCTCCCTGCATAGTATTTATAGATGAAATTGATACAATCGGTAAAAAAAGAGACGGTATGGGCTTTTCTGGAAATGACGAAAGAGAGCAGACCTTAAACCAACTCTTATCAGAAATGGATGGATTTGATGGCAACACTGGAGTAGTCATCTTGGCTGCTACCAATAGGCCTGAATCTCTTGACCCAGCTCTTTTAAGACCAGGAAGATTTGATAGGCGAATACCCGTTGAGCTACCAGACTTAAAGGGTAGAGAGGCCATTTTAAAAATTCATGCCAAAAAAATTATAAAAGAAGAAAATATAGACTATCTTCAAGTTGCAAGAGCAACTGCTGGAGCTAGTGGAGCCGATTTGGCAAATATGGTAAATGAAGCCGCCCTAAGAGCTGTAAGAAACAATAGGGATAAGATGAGTCAAGAGGACTTAGAAGAGTCTGTTGATGTAATTTTGGCAGGCTATGAAAGAAAAAATGCAGTAATAAGTCCCAAAGAAAAGGAAATAATTGCTTATCACGAAGTTGGCCACGCCTTAGTTGCAGCAAAGCAAAGAGACTCTGCTCCAGTTCACAAGATTACGATAATTCCAAGGACATCTGGAGCGCTTGGCTTCACAATGCAAGTTGACGAAGAAGAAAAATTTTTGATGACCAAAGAAGAAGCCTTCAATAAAATTGCAACATTTACTGGAGGAAGATCGGCAGAAGAATTGATTTTTGCCACAAAAACATCTGGTGCATCAAATGATATAGAACAAGCCACCAGAATAGCCAGGGCCATGATAACCAAATTTGGCATGAGTGACAAGTTTGGATTTGTAGCCATGGAAACTACCACCAACAAATACTTGGGTGGAGATTCATCCTTATCATGTTCTCCCGATACAGAAGCCATGATAGATGAAGAAGTAAGAGACATAGTAGAAAAGGCTCATGAAAAGGCCATAAATATTTTAAAGGACAATATAGACGCCCTCCATGAAATCTCAGCTTTCTTGCTCCAAAGAGAAACTATAACTGGAGAAGAGTTTATGGAGATATTAAAAAAACATGAGAATTGA
- a CDS encoding GerMN domain-containing protein codes for MMKFKNILPLILILFLFACQNKEASAPKDTEGETKTYTVRVYRPSYDYIVNGKEDDELLGEDFEVKGSLIDAVDKIIQTLYEDSESPKDKACFAAIPKDVKISSKSFDKGLLNIDFSKKDLAGSSFEENILIKSLISSLFSLKEIDEIKITVDGKDAETLMGHVDISENFRRFK; via the coding sequence ATGATGAAATTTAAAAATATATTACCTCTTATACTCATCTTGTTTTTGTTTGCTTGTCAAAACAAAGAGGCATCTGCTCCAAAAGATACAGAGGGTGAAACAAAAACTTATACTGTGAGAGTTTACAGGCCATCCTATGACTATATTGTAAATGGCAAGGAGGATGACGAGCTTCTCGGTGAGGATTTTGAAGTAAAGGGCAGCTTAATAGATGCTGTGGATAAAATAATTCAAACTCTCTATGAGGACTCAGAAAGTCCCAAGGACAAGGCTTGTTTTGCTGCCATTCCTAAAGATGTAAAAATTTCATCCAAGTCTTTCGATAAGGGACTTTTAAATATTGACTTTTCTAAAAAAGATTTGGCTGGATCTTCCTTTGAAGAAAATATTCTCATAAAAAGTTTGATTTCTTCTCTTTTTAGTCTAAAGGAGATTGATGAAATAAAAATAACAGTTGATGGCAAGGATGCAGAAACCCTTATGGGTCATGTAGACATAAGCGAAAATTTCAGACGTTTTAAATAA
- the recR gene encoding recombination mediator RecR, with the protein MRGPLEELIRQLTKLKGIGAKTAQRLAYDILEADEDKALDLARALVNARKNVKKCSRCRVYTDVDPCNICSSPIRDRSKICVVEYPKDVDAMEKTNSYHGLYFVLYGNISIREGIGPETLGLDKLFDLVREGEVKEVIVATGASIEGDTSAAYIADALKDEDVVVTRIGYGLPYGGDLEYFDPLTIERAMINRQKM; encoded by the coding sequence ATGAGAGGTCCTTTAGAGGAGCTGATAAGACAGCTTACCAAGCTAAAAGGTATAGGGGCAAAGACTGCTCAAAGATTGGCTTATGATATTTTGGAGGCGGATGAAGACAAGGCTCTTGATTTGGCAAGGGCTTTGGTAAATGCCAGAAAAAATGTGAAAAAGTGTAGCAGGTGCAGAGTTTATACCGATGTGGATCCCTGCAATATATGCTCTTCACCCATAAGGGACAGATCCAAAATTTGTGTAGTAGAGTATCCGAAAGATGTGGATGCTATGGAAAAAACTAATTCCTATCATGGACTCTACTTTGTTCTTTATGGAAACATCAGCATAAGAGAGGGGATAGGTCCAGAGACATTAGGACTAGATAAGCTCTTTGACCTTGTCAGAGAGGGAGAAGTAAAAGAAGTAATAGTTGCAACAGGAGCGAGTATAGAGGGCGATACAAGTGCAGCCTACATAGCTGATGCCCTAAAAGATGAGGATGTAGTGGTAACTAGAATCGGTTATGGTCTTCCTTATGGTGGGGATTTAGAATATTTTGACCCGCTCACAATTGAAAGAGCAATGATAAACAGACAAAAAATGTAA
- a CDS encoding YbaB/EbfC family nucleoid-associated protein has protein sequence MRGFPMGGGNMNNMMKQVQKLQKQMEKMQEQMQSNEYTASVGGGAVEAVVNGNKEVLKIKIDKDVVDPDDVEMLEDLVMSAVNEAMRTAENKMSTEMKKLTGGLNIPGM, from the coding sequence ATGAGAGGATTTCCAATGGGCGGAGGCAACATGAACAATATGATGAAACAGGTTCAAAAGCTCCAAAAGCAAATGGAAAAAATGCAAGAACAAATGCAAAGCAATGAATACACCGCTAGCGTAGGTGGGGGAGCTGTGGAAGCTGTTGTAAATGGCAACAAGGAAGTATTAAAAATCAAGATTGACAAGGATGTAGTTGACCCAGATGATGTAGAAATGCTTGAGGATCTAGTGATGTCTGCTGTAAATGAAGCTATGAGGACTGCTGAAAACAAGATGAGTACAGAAATGAAAAAGCTAACCGGTGGTCTAAATATACCAGGTATGTAA